TCACCGAGGCCCCCCCTCCGCGCCGGCACCCGTGGACCGGAGGAACGCTTCGGCCTGCGCGACGGTCGGCTGACCGGCCGTGCCGCCGAGCCCCCGCGTTGACAGCGCACCGCACGCCGCGCCGAGCGCGAGCGCCTGCTCGAGCGGCCGGCTGGCCAACCAGGCGTGCAGGAACCCCGCGTCGAATGAATCGCCCGCCCCGGTCGTGTCGATGGGCGTCACCGGGAGGGGGGCCTGCGAGATCGGCGCACCGTCGCGGCGTGTCATCGCACCTCGCGCGCCCAGCTTGGCGACCGTCAGCGTCCTGCCGTTCTCGAGCGCAACGAGCCCGCGAGCGGGGTCTGGTTCGCCGGTGATTCCCGCCAACTCCACCTCGTTCGGGAAGAACACATCCACTTCGTTGAGCGTCCCCGACAGCTCCGGACCCCACGTCTCGGCCGGATCGAAGCCCGGGTCGAGCGACGTTGTCAGGCCGTGCGAGCGCGCCCGGCGGAAGAGGTCGCGGCAGCCTGGGCGCAGCCGAGACTGGAGAAAGTACGAGGAGACGTGGAGGTGGTCAACGCCGGCGAACAGCCGATCCTCGACATCGTCCGCCGCGAGCGCAGTGATCGAGCCGAGGTAGGTGACGAGCGCGCGATCGGACGGGGACGTGATCGACACGGTGACCCCGGTCTTCACCGCCGCGTCGATGCGCACTGGAGCGAGGTCGATGCCGGCGGCCCGCATGACACCGAGGCAGTACTCACCCCACACGTCGGCGCCAACGACTCCCGCGAACGCGACCGCCGTGCCCAGCTTCGCCAGCCCCATGGCGCAGATCGCCGAGGCGCTGCCGAGAGCCATGGTGAAGTCGTCCACCAGCACCTCGCGACCCGGCGTCGGGAACGCTCGGTACCCTTGCAGGAGCAGATCCACGTTGATCTCGCCGACCACCAGCACCTTCTTTGCGCTCGTCATCGTCGGTTCTCCGCCTGCGAGCGAGACAGTAGTCGCCCGCGCCCGGCGAAACTCCCTGGCAGCCTGTGGTGAAAGTCCCGCCGGCATTCGGCCGACCCTGCATCCCACCCGGCTGCGTTGCTCCTCCCTCGAATATGGCCCGATATTCTCAGTCGTCGCGCCTGGCCGGCTGGGCGCATCGTCGCCCTCGGTGCTGCGCCGCGACTTCCACCACAGGCTGCTAGCGGTGGATCGTGAACGGCTCGACGACCCGGTTGATGACGCCCGACGCCGACGGCGAATCCGGGCGCAGGCCGAGGTGCAGACAGTGGAAGAACGCCAACAGTTGGCCCACCAGGACGTCCAGGACGGGCGCACCATCATCACCCACCGTAGCCATGCCGGAGCATTCCATCACGACGTCGCCGTCGCCTTCCAGGCCCGCCGGGATCGCCTCGCCGAACAGGATCTTTCCCGTTCCGAGCCCCTTGCGCGTGAGTTCCCTCACCAGGTCAGCTTCGTAGGCTCTCGCCGTCGGGTCCGACGAGAGAAAACACACGACCAGCGTCTTGTCGCGAATGGCGCTCATCGGCCCGTGCCGCAGACCCAGGTACGTCTCGGCGAAGGTCAGCACACGACCGTCGCTCATCTCGGTCATCTTGAGACTGGCCTCGCGGGCGCCGCCGAATCGGCATCCGGCACCAAGGAAGACCACGGCGCGCAGCGGGCGGCGCGCGAGGGACGCCAGGATGCCCACCTGGTGCGCGAGGACGTGCCGGGCCGCACGGGCCTGAACCTCGACCTGTGCCCGGTGGCGGCCGGGGTCCCGCAGCGCTCCGAGGGCACTCGCCGCGATCACCATGTTCGTGAAGCTGCTCGTCATCACGAGGCTGCGGTCGCAGGTCCGCTCGTCCAGCACCACCGGAAATACACGCGGGTCACCGGCGTAGGCCGTCGCCAGGCGGCCGCTGCGGCAGCATGTCACAACCAGGTGCCGGCACTCGGGCTCACGCTCCAGCAACAGATCGATCACCGCGGTGCTCTCGGGGCTGTTCCCGGAGCGTCCGAACGAAACCACCACGCAGGGCCGCGTGGGCGGAAAAGCACGCTCGGGGTGCGTGAGAAGGTCGCCCGCGCCGAGCACGTGCACTGGAATCCCGAGCGCCGCCTGCAACGCGGGCCCGACCGATGCCGCCGCGTACAAGGAACTGCCCGAGCCAGTCAGCACGAGCGCGCCCTCCCGCCCCTCGAACCCGGCGGCCACGAGGAATGACGCCAGGCGCGGGGCGTACGCCTCCACGTCGCTGGCCGTCTGGAGCCACGTCGATGGCTGCTGGCAGATCTCGTGCAACGTGTCGGCCAAGCCCAGGCGTTCCTGGACCTCGGCCGGAGCGTCGACCAGTTCCCTGAGCGGCCCGTCGAGCCCGTCACGTGCCGTCAATCTGCGCGCCTCGCCCGGTGCCGGTTCAGCGAGAGCTCCTCCGGGCCGCTTGCTCGCCGCATCAGCTTGTGTCATATGTTGTTCAGTCAACAAAATCGGTTACGATTCATGTCGAACGCTGTTGACAAAGCCGTCATGTGAGGGTATACAAACAAAGCGAACACAGATTATAGCAATGAAACGAAAGAGTCAACTGTGAACACTGCTACCTCTCGCGCGACGCGCCCATCGCTCTCCTCGCTCTCAATCGGACATGGAAAACGGGCTCGTCTGTGGCGCCTGCTCTATGGTTCGGGACCGGCCAACGGAACGCTGCTCGTCCTTCCGCTGGACCAGGGCCTCGAACACGGACCAACTGATTTCCTTCCGAACCCGGCGGCGCTCGACACGGACTTCCAGTTCCGGCTGGCGCTCGAAGGACGGTACTCGGCCATCGC
This Vicinamibacterales bacterium DNA region includes the following protein-coding sequences:
- a CDS encoding carbohydrate kinase family protein, which encodes MTSAKKVLVVGEINVDLLLQGYRAFPTPGREVLVDDFTMALGSASAICAMGLAKLGTAVAFAGVVGADVWGEYCLGVMRAAGIDLAPVRIDAAVKTGVTVSITSPSDRALVTYLGSITALAADDVEDRLFAGVDHLHVSSYFLQSRLRPGCRDLFRRARSHGLTTSLDPGFDPAETWGPELSGTLNEVDVFFPNEVELAGITGEPDPARGLVALENGRTLTVAKLGARGAMTRRDGAPISQAPLPVTPIDTTGAGDSFDAGFLHAWLASRPLEQALALGAACGALSTRGLGGTAGQPTVAQAEAFLRSTGAGAEGGPR